One segment of Streptosporangium brasiliense DNA contains the following:
- a CDS encoding quinone oxidoreductase family protein, with amino-acid sequence MDSRAERTADGAIVVPQMNAIVLDRFGGVDELSSRPIPLPEVGDDDVLIRVEFAGVGSWDAVEREGDYDGAFGVASAFPYVLGWDAAGTVAAVGRNVTRFDVGERVYAATMPVPRGGFYAEYGLVEAEFVARVPDRMPTEQAGAMAWDALTALSGLDLLDLRPDQTLMVFGASGGIGHLAVQLARHSGIRVLAVASGDDGVALARRLGADEAIDGRKDDVLAAASEFAPGGLDAALVTAGGETAERSLRAIRNSGRIAWPNGVLPMPVASPGATVSYYDGDRSRAATDRLNAIIESSSFEVHVARTFPLGQVKDAHRALNDHYVGKLALKVG; translated from the coding sequence ATGGACAGCAGGGCTGAGCGCACAGCGGACGGCGCGATCGTGGTGCCGCAGATGAACGCGATCGTCCTTGACCGGTTCGGCGGCGTCGACGAACTCTCGTCACGCCCGATACCGCTCCCGGAGGTCGGCGATGACGACGTCCTCATCCGGGTGGAATTCGCAGGGGTCGGGTCCTGGGACGCGGTCGAGCGGGAGGGGGACTACGACGGCGCTTTCGGCGTCGCGTCGGCCTTCCCCTATGTCCTCGGCTGGGACGCGGCGGGCACGGTGGCCGCGGTCGGCCGCAACGTCACCCGGTTCGACGTGGGCGAGCGTGTCTACGCTGCGACGATGCCGGTGCCGCGGGGTGGCTTCTATGCCGAGTACGGCCTCGTTGAGGCGGAGTTCGTGGCGCGCGTACCCGATCGGATGCCGACCGAGCAGGCCGGAGCGATGGCTTGGGATGCCCTGACCGCACTGAGCGGCCTCGACCTGCTCGACCTGCGGCCGGACCAGACGCTCATGGTCTTCGGGGCCAGTGGGGGTATCGGGCACCTGGCCGTACAGCTGGCGCGGCACAGTGGCATCCGCGTGTTGGCCGTGGCCTCTGGTGACGACGGTGTCGCCTTGGCCCGGCGGCTGGGCGCCGACGAGGCCATCGACGGCCGCAAAGACGATGTGCTGGCTGCGGCATCCGAGTTCGCGCCAGGCGGGCTCGATGCGGCTCTGGTCACCGCGGGAGGCGAGACTGCGGAACGGTCTCTCCGCGCGATCAGGAATTCGGGGCGGATCGCCTGGCCGAACGGCGTCCTGCCCATGCCTGTAGCCTCGCCGGGCGCGACGGTGTCCTACTATGACGGGGATCGAAGCCGCGCCGCCACCGATCGGCTGAACGCGATCATCGAGTCGAGCTCCTTCGAGGTCCACGTCGCCCGGACCTTCCCGTTGGGTCAAGTCAAGGACGCGCATCGCGCTCTGAACGATCACTATGTCGGGAAGCTGGCCCTCAAGGTCGGATAG
- a CDS encoding GbsR/MarR family transcriptional regulator has protein sequence MNAERRAAFVTSVGDLLASWHLPHATGRVYGLLLITDRPDTLDAIAAELGLSKGAVSTAVRQLDSWGLARVIPQPGSRRLLVEAAGGLETLLEAGHARARKLIAALHDGETLVGPGPARDRLQDVIGLFEGYVDVGVELLRQRRR, from the coding sequence GTGAACGCCGAGCGGCGGGCCGCGTTCGTCACCTCGGTGGGTGATCTACTCGCCTCGTGGCACCTGCCGCACGCCACCGGCCGCGTCTACGGACTGCTGCTGATCACCGACCGGCCGGACACCCTCGATGCGATCGCCGCCGAGCTGGGGCTGAGCAAAGGGGCGGTGAGCACCGCGGTGCGGCAGCTCGACTCCTGGGGACTGGCCAGGGTGATCCCGCAGCCGGGCAGCCGCAGGCTGCTGGTGGAGGCGGCGGGCGGGTTGGAGACGCTGCTCGAGGCGGGCCACGCGCGCGCCAGAAAGCTGATCGCCGCCCTGCACGACGGCGAGACCCTGGTGGGCCCCGGTCCGGCACGGGACCGCCTGCAGGACGTGATCGGCCTGTTCGAGGGGTACGTCGACGTGGGCGTGGAGCTGCTGCGCCAACGCCGCCGCTGA
- a CDS encoding cupin domain-containing protein, producing MEIIDSGRFVPAADGSADYAEHLRVPALSFGTYSIPAGATDGQSPHNEDEIYVVTSGRGSFTSGGQTVEVGPGTTLFVPAREEHRFHDITEDLVTLVFFAPAYTGIPQS from the coding sequence ATGGAGATCATCGACAGTGGACGGTTCGTACCCGCGGCGGACGGGTCCGCCGACTACGCGGAGCACCTGCGGGTGCCCGCCCTCAGCTTCGGAACGTATTCCATCCCGGCCGGCGCGACAGACGGGCAGTCACCGCACAACGAAGACGAGATCTACGTTGTGACGAGCGGGCGCGGCTCCTTCACCTCCGGCGGCCAGACCGTCGAGGTCGGCCCCGGCACCACGCTCTTCGTCCCGGCCCGCGAGGAACACCGCTTCCATGACATCACCGAGGACCTGGTGACGCTGGTGTTCTTCGCCCCCGCATACACCGGGATCCCCCAGTCCTAG
- a CDS encoding DUF6461 domain-containing protein — MDDGRLAADEVYKHYRRLVGEPVPPALDVALCWTVVVPDVGTVPLTVEGIGTRLSAGAGHEAHGAAGLDVVDLPDYRLNPPPVAVDRAGAAIVLYGLDHLGVPPAVTRPLSTNARVYNAWWNVNSVNHLSLAVDGEVLLSIDGLFPGRPEDHPNLAWWPELTAISGFFLDYEDTAWTGRDDNWDWQAGFLTGIELATGVRLDRRWLNAEHPYLTFSGPVTH; from the coding sequence GTGGATGACGGACGGCTCGCGGCCGATGAGGTGTACAAGCACTATCGGCGGCTTGTCGGCGAGCCCGTGCCACCCGCACTGGATGTGGCGTTGTGCTGGACGGTCGTCGTCCCCGACGTCGGCACGGTGCCTCTCACCGTGGAAGGCATCGGTACCCGATTGAGCGCGGGCGCCGGGCACGAGGCCCACGGGGCGGCCGGCCTCGACGTCGTCGACCTTCCCGACTACCGCCTGAATCCGCCTCCGGTGGCCGTGGACCGGGCCGGGGCAGCGATCGTCCTGTACGGACTCGACCATCTCGGGGTGCCTCCGGCGGTGACTCGTCCCCTGAGCACAAATGCCCGCGTATACAACGCCTGGTGGAACGTCAACTCCGTGAACCACCTGTCCCTCGCCGTCGATGGCGAGGTTCTCCTGTCGATCGACGGGCTGTTCCCTGGACGCCCTGAGGACCACCCGAACCTGGCATGGTGGCCGGAATTGACGGCGATCAGCGGCTTCTTCCTCGACTACGAGGACACCGCCTGGACTGGGAGAGACGACAACTGGGACTGGCAGGCGGGCTTCTTGACGGGCATCGAGTTGGCTACAGGGGTGCGGCTGGACCGCAGGTGGTTGAATGCGGAACATCCCTACCTGACCTTCTCAGGCCCTGTTACGCACTGA
- a CDS encoding DUF6461 domain-containing protein gives MRKIMPADYAWEDDWQEEIYTVTFVRDLDERETLRRFGVADDNIHPVDDEELTERVEETDGCCDMVLVTRAGDWTIAFEYDGWEGTRPETLRELTRDGGEAVSVMRHNYAASHDFEHAVDGRIRTAFRPQTPQERWGSHPDALNEDMRELGLEPEPDEEFQYLSGSVPAALALAGRICGVLFTPALLDGPLLGGVITDPVPGDPPEGDPLARHALRAVDRKLAEAIDGASPDLQRRAAIAEARRQCGLAGVAGHPVLAEALARAERGETPPAGYDSPLAELIRGYESELTGHPINSATGEWTTSPSADPHRSPGDRRNIFSIDTATGMPTCPSCRWHHRPGEEEREAVRPRWQAAVAVRHALSPDARRAAYSTHFALVHSDQVMADRDHAAAVAAMLSTASA, from the coding sequence ATGCGCAAGATCATGCCCGCGGATTACGCGTGGGAGGACGACTGGCAGGAAGAGATCTACACCGTCACCTTCGTTCGCGACCTGGACGAGCGCGAGACGCTCCGGCGGTTCGGCGTAGCCGACGACAACATCCATCCGGTGGACGACGAGGAGCTCACGGAACGCGTCGAGGAGACCGACGGCTGCTGCGACATGGTGCTGGTGACCCGGGCCGGCGATTGGACGATCGCCTTCGAGTACGACGGCTGGGAAGGGACCCGGCCCGAGACCCTGCGCGAGCTGACCCGCGACGGCGGTGAAGCCGTCTCCGTCATGCGTCACAACTACGCCGCCTCGCATGATTTCGAACATGCCGTAGACGGCCGGATCCGGACGGCCTTTCGCCCACAGACACCGCAGGAGCGCTGGGGCAGCCACCCCGACGCTCTCAACGAGGACATGCGCGAGCTGGGCCTGGAGCCCGAGCCGGACGAGGAATTTCAGTACCTGTCCGGCTCCGTTCCTGCCGCCCTCGCCCTGGCCGGCCGTATCTGCGGGGTGCTGTTCACTCCCGCGCTGCTGGACGGGCCACTGCTGGGCGGAGTCATCACCGACCCGGTTCCCGGCGACCCCCCGGAAGGCGACCCGCTCGCCCGGCACGCCCTGCGGGCCGTCGACCGCAAGCTCGCCGAGGCCATCGATGGCGCCTCCCCTGACCTCCAGCGGCGGGCCGCGATCGCCGAGGCCCGCCGCCAGTGCGGGCTGGCCGGCGTGGCCGGCCACCCGGTGCTCGCCGAGGCGCTCGCCCGGGCCGAGCGGGGCGAAACGCCCCCGGCCGGCTACGACTCCCCGCTCGCCGAGCTCATCCGCGGCTACGAGTCGGAGCTGACCGGCCATCCGATCAACAGCGCCACCGGCGAGTGGACGACAAGCCCGTCCGCCGATCCGCACCGCTCTCCGGGCGACAGGCGCAACATCTTCTCCATCGATACTGCGACCGGCATGCCGACCTGCCCGAGCTGCAGGTGGCATCACCGCCCGGGGGAGGAGGAGCGGGAAGCGGTACGGCCTCGCTGGCAGGCGGCGGTGGCGGTGCGCCATGCCCTGTCACCCGATGCCAGGAGGGCCGCCTACAGCACCCACTTCGCCCTGGTTCACAGCGATCAGGTCATGGCTGACCGCGATCACGCGGCGGCCGTCGCCGCGATGCTGTCCACCGCCTCGGCATAG
- a CDS encoding VOC family protein, translating into MDNVLIVVDDLDAVIAFFVELGMELEGKGPIEGRWVERVIGLDDVRQDIAMLRTPDGHGRIELAMFHTPKAISAEPKDAPTNTLGIRRIMFAVDDIEDVVSRLRTHGAELVGELAQYENSYRLCYVRGPEGIIVGLAEQLS; encoded by the coding sequence ATGGACAACGTCCTCATCGTTGTCGACGACCTTGACGCCGTTATTGCGTTCTTCGTCGAACTTGGCATGGAGCTGGAGGGTAAGGGGCCGATCGAGGGACGTTGGGTGGAGCGTGTCATCGGGCTCGACGACGTCCGACAGGACATCGCCATGCTGCGGACGCCGGACGGCCACGGCCGGATCGAGCTGGCGATGTTCCACACACCGAAGGCGATCAGTGCCGAGCCGAAGGACGCGCCGACGAACACGCTGGGCATCCGTCGCATCATGTTCGCCGTCGACGACATCGAGGACGTCGTTTCCCGCCTGCGCACTCACGGCGCCGAACTCGTCGGCGAGCTGGCACAGTACGAGAACAGCTACCGGCTCTGCTATGTCCGCGGCCCCGAGGGCATCATCGTCGGACTGGCCGAGCAGCTCAGTTGA
- a CDS encoding calcium-binding protein codes for MSSVHRLVATLATISAGLMAAAALTIPAQAAAGTSVHVSGRTLFIVGTSSGETVNIGVFQGKITVDSTSGVSAGAGCTQSGANVAQCVGVGSGIQFIDASLLGGNDTVTNSTSLQSSILGGAGLDTLNGGSGRDGLNGGSEDDTLIGNGGLDVANGVGGFDVCNAETESGCEA; via the coding sequence ATGTCGTCCGTACACCGCCTTGTCGCCACCCTGGCGACCATCTCAGCCGGCCTCATGGCCGCCGCCGCCCTCACGATTCCCGCCCAGGCGGCGGCCGGCACGTCCGTGCACGTCAGCGGGCGCACGCTGTTCATCGTCGGCACCTCCAGCGGCGAGACGGTCAACATCGGGGTGTTCCAGGGCAAGATCACCGTTGACTCCACGTCCGGGGTGAGCGCGGGAGCCGGCTGTACGCAGTCCGGCGCCAACGTGGCCCAGTGCGTGGGGGTCGGGAGCGGAATCCAGTTCATCGACGCGTCGCTGCTCGGGGGCAACGACACTGTCACCAACTCCACGTCGTTGCAGTCGTCGATCCTCGGCGGCGCGGGTCTGGACACCCTGAACGGCGGCTCGGGCCGGGACGGCCTCAACGGCGGCTCCGAGGACGACACCCTGATCGGCAACGGCGGTCTCGACGTCGCCAACGGCGTCGGCGGATTCGACGTCTGCAACGCCGAGACCGAGAGCGGCTGCGAGGCCTGA
- a CDS encoding BlaI/MecI/CopY family transcriptional regulator produces MRPLGDLESAIMDRLWSYRRPASVRDVLEDLRRERTIAYTTVMTVMDKLHTKGLLRRKPVGRAYIYEVVATKEAYTAELMRATLASSGNQAATLVHFLEQLTPQEADALDAALKVFPPRGRA; encoded by the coding sequence ATGCGCCCTCTGGGAGATCTGGAGTCCGCGATCATGGACCGCCTGTGGTCCTATCGTCGGCCCGCCTCGGTGCGGGACGTCCTCGAAGACCTGCGCCGCGAGCGGACCATCGCCTACACCACCGTCATGACGGTGATGGACAAGCTGCACACCAAGGGTCTGCTCCGCCGTAAACCGGTCGGCCGGGCCTATATCTATGAGGTGGTCGCGACCAAGGAGGCGTACACCGCCGAACTGATGCGCGCCACGCTGGCCTCCAGCGGCAACCAGGCGGCCACGCTCGTCCACTTCCTTGAGCAGCTGACTCCTCAGGAGGCCGACGCGCTCGATGCCGCGCTCAAGGTGTTTCCGCCCCGGGGCCGTGCATGA
- a CDS encoding M56 family metallopeptidase encodes MTAAVILVVYAVVAVVSLPRLLKRGEWAERAPRLAISVWLAACVSVIASVPLSALAAVIPADVIGHGLAEFFEVCAAMLSVEADLGFSGAGVALSGAALVVARVAYCGAAVLVRARRERRRHADMLTILGRHDGELGATVLDHDEAAAYCLPGRGGRTVITTAALRSLADEEVAAVLAHEQAHLRGRHHLVLTVTEAFARAFPRLPLFTRAKGEVARLIELLADDIAARRHRRIHIASALVRLATGRAPAFALGAGGETALTRVRRMLNPAAPLGRRERLAGLAAVVLLLAGPVTVAVEPGLRSFLAHHCHSISIF; translated from the coding sequence ATGACGGCCGCCGTCATCCTGGTGGTGTACGCCGTGGTGGCCGTGGTCTCGCTTCCCCGGCTGCTGAAGCGGGGCGAATGGGCTGAGCGCGCTCCTCGTCTCGCGATCTCGGTGTGGCTGGCCGCCTGCGTCTCCGTGATCGCCTCCGTGCCCCTTTCCGCGCTGGCGGCCGTGATCCCCGCCGACGTGATCGGGCATGGGCTGGCCGAGTTCTTCGAAGTGTGCGCGGCCATGCTTTCCGTCGAAGCGGACCTCGGTTTCTCGGGTGCGGGCGTCGCCCTGTCCGGCGCCGCCCTGGTCGTGGCCAGAGTCGCCTACTGCGGGGCGGCCGTTCTCGTCAGGGCCCGCAGGGAACGGCGGCGGCACGCGGACATGCTGACCATTCTCGGCCGCCACGACGGCGAGCTGGGCGCGACCGTACTGGATCACGACGAGGCCGCCGCCTACTGCCTTCCCGGCAGGGGCGGCAGGACGGTCATCACCACCGCGGCCCTCCGCTCCCTGGCCGACGAAGAGGTGGCCGCGGTCCTGGCCCACGAGCAGGCCCATCTGCGAGGACGGCACCACCTGGTGCTGACCGTCACCGAAGCCTTCGCCCGGGCCTTCCCCCGCCTGCCGCTGTTCACCCGGGCGAAAGGTGAGGTCGCGCGGCTGATCGAGCTCCTCGCCGATGACATCGCGGCCCGCCGTCACCGCCGCATCCACATCGCCTCCGCCCTGGTACGGCTGGCCACCGGACGCGCCCCCGCCTTCGCCCTCGGAGCCGGTGGCGAGACGGCGCTCACCCGGGTCAGGCGCATGCTCAACCCGGCCGCCCCCCTCGGGCGCCGGGAACGTCTCGCCGGGCTCGCCGCCGTCGTCCTCCTTCTCGCCGGCCCGGTGACCGTGGCCGTCGAGCCGGGCCTGCGATCGTTCCTGGCCCACCACTGCCACAGCATTTCGATCTTCTAG
- a CDS encoding VOC family protein encodes MMNNTRDHARTLGLNHVNLVVADVDRSVRFYTDSLGMKIAGVTPEITFLTTPGTGDQLAVQQAGGGLDRATGKTRTAGDSGGVDHIGFDVADAATLQTLIDQVQGGGGALLMRFPDENGLPTAFVTDPDGYVLQLTARRA; translated from the coding sequence ATGATGAACAACACGCGCGACCACGCCCGCACCCTGGGCCTCAACCACGTCAACCTGGTCGTCGCCGACGTCGACCGCTCGGTCCGCTTCTACACCGACAGCCTCGGCATGAAGATCGCCGGCGTCACCCCGGAGATCACCTTCCTTACCACTCCCGGCACCGGCGACCAGCTCGCGGTGCAACAGGCCGGCGGGGGCCTCGACCGCGCCACCGGCAAGACCCGGACCGCGGGCGACTCCGGGGGCGTGGACCACATCGGCTTCGACGTCGCCGACGCCGCGACACTCCAGACGCTGATTGATCAGGTCCAGGGCGGCGGCGGCGCGCTGCTCATGCGGTTCCCCGACGAGAACGGCCTGCCCACCGCCTTCGTCACCGACCCCGACGGCTATGTGCTCCAGCTCACCGCCCGCCGCGCCTGA
- a CDS encoding alpha/beta fold hydrolase, translating to MLNLSLSVDGCDLRYADSGGDGVPVVFSHGAGADHVMFDAQRDHLRTLGYRVVTWDLRGHGLSRPAGAPFTAERATTDLLALVEHLRLDRPVLVGQSLGGNLSQALVRRHPELCRALVVIGSTWNTGPLSTGERLLLKVAAPSLSVIPAGRLPELMAGASAVTPAARADARRAFSQLTKGEFMEVWRATVGFLDPDPGYRTPVPLCLVRGDRDRTGNIATAMPRWAAAEGVEEIVVPGAGHIANQDAPEAVNAAVETFLRTSLQTRGTA from the coding sequence ATGCTAAATTTGTCCCTCAGTGTGGACGGCTGTGACCTTCGATACGCCGACAGTGGCGGTGACGGCGTTCCGGTGGTGTTCTCGCACGGCGCCGGGGCCGACCACGTGATGTTCGACGCCCAGCGGGACCACTTGCGGACACTCGGGTACCGGGTCGTCACCTGGGATCTGCGCGGCCACGGGCTCTCTCGACCGGCCGGTGCGCCGTTCACCGCCGAGCGGGCGACGACGGACCTGCTCGCGCTCGTCGAGCACCTGCGGCTCGACCGGCCGGTGCTGGTGGGTCAGTCGCTGGGCGGCAACCTGAGCCAGGCGCTGGTCCGGCGGCATCCCGAGCTGTGCCGGGCACTGGTGGTCATCGGCTCGACCTGGAACACCGGACCCCTGTCCACCGGGGAGCGCCTGTTGCTGAAGGTGGCGGCGCCTTCCCTGTCGGTGATCCCGGCCGGGCGGCTCCCCGAGCTGATGGCCGGCGCCTCCGCGGTCACCCCGGCGGCCAGGGCCGATGCGCGCAGGGCGTTCTCGCAGCTCACGAAGGGGGAGTTCATGGAGGTGTGGCGGGCGACCGTGGGCTTCCTCGACCCGGATCCGGGTTATCGCACTCCCGTGCCGCTCTGCCTGGTCCGCGGGGACCGGGACCGTACCGGGAACATCGCCACGGCCATGCCGAGGTGGGCAGCGGCCGAGGGGGTCGAAGAGATCGTCGTGCCCGGAGCCGGGCACATCGCCAACCAGGACGCGCCCGAGGCGGTCAACGCCGCGGTCGAGACGTTCCTCCGCACAAGCCTCCAGACGAGGGGGACAGCGTGA
- a CDS encoding outer membrane protein assembly factor BamB family protein — translation MTDQYNGNPYGGQPAPDRLPNWGQPVQGSPGHSRPPSGGPAHGPGNGQPPPGQPAHGPGYGQPPPGQPVYAPPGQPVYGPPGQGGPAYGRPGPWTPGPPGPAPHPQGYPSGPPYPYQQPHPQQPGGWDAPPPPPPPQRKKGQTALFVALGLVVLLAVGAGTAWFVAGTGPGAGQDGGQSVGPAAAEQWSVPLVNADSTDFTSGLAFAAWLTDTTVVRAQRDGLLAYDLKTGKRAWGVPSPGEQLCGATAELAAGKGAVAYGSARLCDHLAGVDTAKGQITWKVKIPAEKSTLSDMLAAPKVMNAAGMAVVAVDETVYGYRLSDGARQWTAAPPEGCHLDDVNAAATRVVLILDCAFNGTSNRVEVLDPESGRPVKRYPLGELGLGPKALSADPVIVHVEKGGQSTFTAFDDNGGKVDIRTGHVDLLAMNKVAFFDGMAEQRRYAVHGDRLYLATFPENVPGELRSRNTAVSFDLKTGKQLWESSGTQNTKLTYIRADDKGLLALEVGDRRDLAPRLVRLDAGTGKATVIAGLPQEFGTEGDNARVFERGGAVIIVPWTSVATKNAVSYVATGAS, via the coding sequence ATGACCGACCAGTACAACGGCAACCCGTACGGCGGGCAGCCGGCTCCCGACCGGCTCCCGAACTGGGGACAGCCCGTCCAGGGCTCCCCCGGTCACAGCCGACCACCGTCCGGCGGGCCCGCTCACGGCCCCGGTAACGGCCAGCCACCCCCCGGCCAACCGGCTCACGGCCCCGGGTACGGCCAGCCACCCCCCGGTCAACCCGTCTACGCACCCCCCGGTCAACCCGTCTACGGGCCGCCAGGTCAGGGAGGCCCTGCCTACGGCCGGCCAGGGCCGTGGACCCCCGGGCCACCGGGACCCGCGCCGCACCCCCAGGGATACCCGAGCGGCCCGCCGTACCCCTACCAACAGCCCCACCCGCAGCAGCCGGGCGGCTGGGACGCCCCGCCACCGCCACCGCCGCCGCAGCGCAAGAAGGGCCAGACCGCGCTGTTCGTCGCGCTCGGCCTGGTGGTGCTGCTGGCCGTGGGTGCGGGCACCGCGTGGTTCGTCGCCGGCACCGGCCCGGGAGCTGGTCAGGACGGCGGGCAGAGCGTCGGCCCTGCGGCGGCGGAGCAGTGGTCGGTGCCGCTGGTCAACGCCGACAGCACCGACTTCACCTCGGGCCTGGCCTTCGCCGCCTGGCTGACCGACACCACGGTCGTCCGCGCGCAGAGGGACGGTCTGCTCGCCTACGATCTGAAGACCGGCAAGCGCGCCTGGGGCGTGCCCTCGCCGGGTGAGCAGCTCTGCGGGGCCACCGCCGAGCTGGCGGCGGGCAAGGGCGCGGTCGCGTACGGCAGCGCCCGCCTGTGCGACCACCTGGCCGGCGTGGACACGGCCAAGGGCCAGATCACCTGGAAGGTCAAGATCCCGGCCGAGAAGTCCACCCTGTCCGACATGCTCGCCGCACCGAAGGTGATGAACGCGGCAGGCATGGCGGTGGTGGCGGTGGATGAGACCGTGTACGGCTACCGCCTGTCCGACGGCGCCCGGCAGTGGACCGCCGCGCCGCCTGAGGGCTGCCATCTCGATGACGTCAACGCGGCGGCCACCCGCGTGGTCCTCATCCTCGACTGCGCCTTCAACGGCACGAGCAACCGCGTGGAAGTACTCGACCCCGAGAGCGGCAGGCCGGTCAAGCGGTATCCGCTCGGCGAGCTCGGGCTGGGCCCCAAGGCCCTGTCGGCCGACCCGGTCATCGTGCACGTGGAGAAGGGCGGTCAGAGCACGTTCACCGCGTTCGACGACAACGGCGGCAAGGTCGACATCAGGACCGGCCATGTGGACCTGCTCGCCATGAACAAGGTCGCGTTCTTCGACGGCATGGCCGAACAGCGCCGCTACGCCGTACACGGTGACCGGTTGTATCTGGCGACCTTCCCCGAGAACGTGCCGGGCGAGCTGCGCTCGCGTAACACGGCGGTGAGCTTCGATCTCAAGACCGGCAAGCAGCTCTGGGAGTCGTCGGGCACCCAGAACACCAAGCTGACCTACATCCGCGCCGACGACAAGGGACTGCTGGCCCTGGAGGTGGGCGACCGGCGGGACCTCGCGCCCCGGCTGGTGCGGCTCGACGCGGGCACCGGCAAGGCGACGGTGATTGCGGGGCTGCCGCAGGAGTTCGGCACCGAGGGGGACAACGCCCGGGTGTTCGAGCGCGGTGGCGCGGTCATCATCGTCCCGTGGACCTCGGTCGCCACCAAGAACGCGGTCAGCTACGTCGCGACAGGAGCGAGCTGA
- a CDS encoding MarR family winged helix-turn-helix transcriptional regulator, with amino-acid sequence MATTTRTAERARPTYFPQLAAERLDIALCRASAAVARAADTHAAEEGLGVGQHLVLQMLDAVGPCSQQTLSEELRIDRSVMVSICDDLEQAGHVRRERNPRDRRSYAVTIIDSGQRRLAEAQTSVPAFLEDTFHPLTPEERGQLSTLLGKLLGIGA; translated from the coding sequence ATGGCGACCACGACCAGGACAGCCGAGCGCGCACGGCCGACGTACTTTCCGCAACTCGCCGCCGAGCGGCTGGACATCGCACTGTGCCGGGCCTCGGCTGCCGTGGCGCGCGCCGCGGACACGCACGCCGCCGAGGAAGGCCTCGGGGTCGGGCAGCATCTCGTGCTCCAGATGCTCGACGCCGTCGGCCCTTGCTCCCAGCAGACGCTCAGCGAGGAGCTGCGCATCGACCGCAGCGTCATGGTCAGCATCTGCGACGACCTGGAACAGGCGGGCCACGTGCGCAGGGAACGCAACCCCCGCGACCGCCGCTCCTACGCCGTCACCATCATCGACTCCGGCCAACGGCGGCTGGCCGAGGCCCAGACGTCGGTCCCGGCCTTCCTCGAGGACACCTTCCACCCTCTTACGCCCGAGGAGCGTGGCCAGTTGAGCACGCTTCTGGGCAAACTCCTGGGGATCGGCGCCTGA
- a CDS encoding MerR family transcriptional regulator → MDEDMLDIAEVAERSGLAPSALRFYEQKGLISAAGRNGLRRRYDPATVDRLALVTSARNAGFTLAEIAELLSAKPADSALRERLQAKAADLEERIAQLALMRDSLLHASVCLHDPLVDCPDFWRFVRSARPRPPA, encoded by the coding sequence GTGGACGAGGACATGCTGGACATCGCCGAAGTGGCCGAGCGCTCGGGGCTGGCGCCCTCGGCGCTGCGCTTCTACGAGCAGAAAGGGCTCATCAGCGCGGCAGGCCGTAACGGGCTGCGTCGCAGGTATGACCCGGCGACAGTGGACCGCCTGGCGCTGGTCACCTCCGCGCGCAACGCCGGGTTCACTCTCGCGGAGATCGCCGAGCTCCTCTCCGCCAAGCCTGCCGACAGCGCGCTGCGTGAACGCCTCCAAGCCAAGGCGGCCGACCTGGAGGAGCGCATCGCCCAGCTCGCCCTCATGCGCGACAGCCTTCTGCATGCCTCCGTCTGCCTGCACGACCCGCTGGTCGACTGCCCGGACTTCTGGCGCTTCGTCCGCTCCGCCCGGCCACGGCCACCCGCTTGA
- a CDS encoding MarR family winged helix-turn-helix transcriptional regulator, with protein MALPNGPVTTSSKAEAVLFDLVDVYDRAYEAAAAELSLSSAQACVLGRLDERRGMGALAEELGCDASNITQIVARLEGLGLVAREPNPQDRRARLVARTPRGDEINHRFAEAFAFARTAVGRLSPDEQDQLTALLRKALG; from the coding sequence ATGGCGCTGCCAAACGGACCCGTAACCACCTCCTCCAAGGCTGAGGCTGTTCTGTTCGACCTGGTCGACGTGTACGACCGTGCCTACGAGGCGGCGGCGGCGGAGCTGTCGCTCAGCTCGGCGCAGGCATGTGTGCTCGGGCGGCTCGACGAGCGACGCGGCATGGGCGCCTTGGCCGAGGAGCTCGGCTGCGACGCCTCCAACATCACCCAGATCGTGGCGCGTCTCGAAGGGCTCGGCCTCGTGGCCCGCGAACCGAATCCCCAGGACCGCCGGGCACGACTCGTCGCGCGGACCCCCCGAGGAGACGAGATCAACCACCGGTTCGCAGAAGCCTTCGCTTTCGCCCGCACGGCGGTCGGACGACTTTCACCCGACGAGCAGGACCAGTTGACGGCGCTGCTGCGAAAGGCGCTGGGCTGA